The sequence TCAACATATGCCTTCTTGATCATATATTAATGGGATTTTCATACATAGCACATATCCCATCATTACTTACGCAACACAAGCTTCTTTACTTCATAAGTTGGTAGTGGGATTCCTTAATCCACATTACTTATATCGTGGAGTGTTTCTTATTCAAAGTATACATCTTCACAAATCTTTATGCTAGACTTTGGTTCCCATATGAGTTTGTCACTGTTGACACAAAGGTCCACTTTCTGACTTCAATATGACTTTAATTTACAACAAAGGGATTCATATTCATATTTAGGTACATGTCTTGATCTTCAATGCAAAATTTCTTAGCCCTTTGGATATATTGGAGTATATTCATGATTCATATGCATGGTATTTATTTATACTTAATGCCATTACCAATCAAACACAATGACACATAGAGTGTCTACCTTTGCTATATCGACATGGTATTTCCTCCCCCTCATCCTTAGGTTCTTATAGGTCTGGGTCACAAATGATCGAACAATTAATAATATTTTCATAATGCACTTTTCTATATTGAGAACCTTTTCAGTATGATaaggccaatgttggggacttgttctcaaatgctatgagttaagaacaaggcaacacagaaaatgttaaacattaagatccttcgtccttcgaagcattatttcccttaggatataacgatccccggacgaaggtcatgaaggattaaccttcatcactataatatacattagtaaaagacgaagcatatgaaacataaaagatagcgtgaataatcgtataacattacttatttaactttattaactcatcataaaggaatagaaacaatattgaattataaatgtaccttcggcttggaaggaaatgaaaatacaagtgtgacgcaaaagcaaatgccaagtccgcgtgaacagtacgggggtactgttcacctatttataggcacggggtacaacccatacaaaattacatacatgccctttacatttggtgataattctatagcattctatcgaggtctaaatggccttttcatctttaagtcggttcccctttctgcgaacatgccgaagctttcctgcttcacagcttcggcactgtgtcaaccttcgtatcttttgagcttctccctttctgattcaagtccgaagatacctgttcacacattatactccagaaacattgttaaatcatgtttttgtggaccttcggaagccgaaggcccccaacagtatagGTTTCAAATATTCATTCAAGCATGCCTCAAGCTATATGCTTAAGCTGTGGCATGCTCATACTTCGAGTATGTTTGCATTCTTGCACGATTCTTTCAATACTTGTGGTAACTTTTCGAAGTTACACTATGCTTAATTTTATTTGCCTTTCTTAGGTTATGGTCAATGACACttccatgtgcctataaatatataAAGTCCAAATCAAGATCTTTCCTTTATTTAATCATCCTCTTATTCAACTTCAAGTTGATTTCTGCCAATGAGATAAACATACTTACAAAGGAGATAATGCCCATGATTAGGAAAAACAGATCTTCAATACCTTGAGCTGCTAGTGGTCATTGTATCTTTGCTACATTGATTGCCATCTTTTCAAGATAGTCTGCATTATATGATAGATACATAATGACTATTGCTCTTGTTCAAGTATTACCATTCCTTTTCAGAATTCATGGGAGTGCTTTATGCATTTTATCTTGCTTTACTCCAATATTTCTCAATACGGTAGCAAGTTCCTTTATTAATAGCTGATGAGCTCAAATTTGTTTCAGCTTTCTCTTCTTTTTCATTTACCGGTATATTCATATCCTGAAGGCACGTCGCTAGAAGACTGCTCTCCAGTTACAAGCTCTCAACTGGTTCCCCATTATTTCGTTGGGGTGTTTCGTGACTAGGCTGTGATAAGCTCTCTTATCCATTTTTCTCCAGGCGTCCCCGAGTACTTGGAATTAGAGTAACTAGATTTCCTATCCTTTTCTTTGAGGCCTCGAAATAGGATGACAAATACCATTCATGGTACTTAAGTCCTCTCTAGTGCACTAAACAATAGTGCGACTTGATCACGCTCTACAAATCACAAAACAAAATGGCAGTTCAATACTTTATTCCAATGTCTTCTTGACATTCCAATTTACTTATTGGTATTGCACAGGATTATTCTATGTGAATTCCCGGCTTCTTGATTTTCTAGTTTTCTTATTGGTGCGGGTCTTGCACGGGGATCTTTTTGGCTTTTCAAGCGATTTCCCGGCATTCTTATTTCAAGTATTCTTTTCCTCCCCCTAATGTCGTGGAATAGATACTTGGGCATTATTGTGGTAAGTACATGTACCATAGATTTGAAGTTGGGGAGTTGTTCTTATGATCATTTGCATTAGTCATATGCAATATGACTATAtgccccttttcttttcttttgaaatTATGGACTTCATGTCCTTTTCTTGAAAAAAGGGTAATTCTTCTAGTACGACCATATTTTCCAAGTGTATCCTTATTTCTTTTGGCATCTTTCTTCACATTGCTAGACTTCATAGTGATGATTACCCATTATATCCATAATTCTTATGAGCAATGTTATCAACTTCATTGGTATGTGGTTTTCTAAGGAGCGCACTCTATTTTGACCACTTTGATGAAGCATATTTTGACACGTATAAATTCTTAAAATCCCTAATAAGGATTTTATATGACCATGGATATCTCCTAGATGCATTCTAGGCAAGGGTTATTCTTTAAATTACACTTTTTATAAGAGAGTATTTCACTTTTAGTTCCCCTAGTGGCTCAAAAGTGCTCACAAGGATCTTCTTAATTCAGGGGGTACTAATGTGATGGTCTTGCAAATTGATTGCTTCTCATTATTTGCGAATATAAATGAAATTTCTTATGATGCAAAAAGGGGTGAGGATATATAAGATTCTAAACTATTTATCCAAATAATAAATTGATAATTCAAGTGTGCATTGAGATTCAAAAGGGGAAAATTCATAAATGATTTTCACATTCAACCTTTCTTAATAATTCATATGGAAAATCATTCATATTTCATAACAATTCATAGGGAAAGTACGATGTTCATTGTTTCTTCCTGAAATGAATTCTTATGGATCTCTTTTAAACTTGGGAGTATACTACATGTACGATGCTTCGTATGATCATGCTTCTTCAAGTGCTGATATAATGTTACATTTTTCATTCTATGCATATAATGTAAAATAAATACTTCGAGGAATGACATTATAGAGGGCAGCCTTCGTGGCCCGCTTGGATGCACTCTTCTTAAAAATTCCTTTTGTGTCGATATCTCTTTCGACATTTTATATCAGTCGGATACTTTCATAGTATTTAAGAGATGATTCATACACTTCTATATTACTTTTGTGCTTCATAATAATCGAGTAAATGCAATATTCCATACAAAGTGGAAACAAACATCGATTGTATTTCAAATAAATACTAAGTAAAGATTCATATATAATGATGAGAAAATGTGAcattctcttcaaaagttggaaaTTATTTGCCAAAATGGGTCTACTCTTCGTGGCTTTCTAATTCATACAATATTTACAACCACAATTCTAAAATGATGCAAGAGATGTTGATCATTTATAAAAGATCATTCAAAATAAATATTGATTCTAATTTCAATACTATTGTTTGGGGTATTTTCTTCTCCAATGCACTTCATGTGGTTTTTATACGATTAGGGGCAAGGGGGTATTTCTTCATGATAGAGTATTCATAGTGTCAATGACTTACTACTTGCATGTTCGACCATAAACTTACTTTGGTATAAACCAAGTTAGTGTGCTTTCATTTGGCGATTCATAAGACTAAATTTGGATATGCATGAGGTAAGAGGTTGTGCATAGTAAAACAACAAGATGACCTTCTATGGTTCGTATAAATGGTTATTGTTGTTTATATGATAGTATTACACTTCTTGTTAAATATTTTCAACTAGGTCAACGGAGTTATCGACCATACGTCCACGCATGTGACTTGTGCATATTAATTGATCGACGTAAAAGCCGGCGATTTCAAATCAGCAACAATTATATGCCACACCTCGATCAACTTCTTGTCGGCGACTACTAGTCAGCAACGATGGTGTATTCATGTGGATACAATACTTAAAAATCACCCATATTTCCATATTTGAAATTATATACAAAACACTTGCAATCCTAAAAATGGTATATGGTATTCTTCTCATAAAATTCAATATCCATGCAAGATTAATAGCACTAGTAAATTCGTAATATTGCGTAAAGGTAAATAATACTATAAAATTACCTCAATTTTCATAATGGTAAAAAAATGTCTTGACCCGTTTACGCCATCAACAATGCTTCTTGCAATTATAGTTTAATCATGAGTGCTTCTTTGCAATTTATAATTTCCGAAAAAACATTTCTTGTTGTTTCGGTCATCTTAGATGTAATTATCCATACATTTAGGAAAAAAAGCTGCATATACTTTTGAGAATAATAAAGTCCATTACTTCATGTAGGACTTCAATAATATGTAATGTTCTTTTTGGTAATGTGCTCCATGTCACATGCACAAAGTGCGACGTGTAATACTTCGTGTAAATGTCCAAGTATTCTAGGCCTTTCCATAATGTGCTTTAGGATTTACTTCTTGTAAATGTCCAAGTATTCTAGGCCTTCATTCATTTTCTTAAAATTTTTTTTGTTATGTGATACATCTATAGAATGAGGAAAATTACTTCTTGTAATTTCCTATTACACTATAGGGATAAACATAACAAATGTACAATAGTAATATAAATTCATAATTTGGATGCTCAAGAAAAAAATATAATAACATGCTAAATAAATAGTACAATATGCAAATGCATATATAGAAAATAATTCTGATCTCATTTCCTTTATATTGCATAAAAATATTTGTTACCATTTTCAGCATATTCATATATTTCATGAACTTTATCTATATGCCAAAAGTAAAAAAAAAGATAAATCATAGTGAAGCCTGTAGATTTCAGCCCAAAAAGGCCCATTCTAAGTCATTTTAGGGTTTACTAacccttctcctttttctttcttCCTCCGGTCCCCTTTTTCGGTGGAGAGGACagagaggtggtggcggcggcctaGCCTGCTCGCTCGCCCTCCCATGGAGCAGCGGCGGCCTAGCCTGCTCGCTCGCCCTCCCATGGAGCAGCGGCGGCCGGGCCTGCCTGCGCACTTTCGCGTGGAGCAACGGCGGCGGCCGGGCTTGCCTGCTCACGCGCGGAGCGTCTGCAGCGGGCCCCCCGCCCGTGCTCGCCTACAGGGCAGCTGCGCGACCCGTGCTCACGCGTCTGCTTGTCGGGTGGTGGGGCGACGGAGGCCGCGCTACGGGGTTGCGAGGCGGCGTCGCCAGCGCGTCCGATCGTCGGAGCAGCATGGCTGGGGCGCCCGCGCTCCTGTTTGTCGAGGTCGCGTGGCGGCGGCGGCATGGCCTGCTCTCGCTCGCTTGCCTGCGCCCAGCGGCAGCTGCTCGGGCTCGCCCGCGGTGGCGGCACGGAGCCTGCGCGCTTGCCAGCGTCCAGCGGCAGCTGCTCgggctcgcccgcggcggcggcagCGACGTGGCCTTTAGGTCGACTTGGCCCACATCTGCATGCAGATTACAGAACGGTGTCGCGGTAGTTTGGCCTGCTTCCAGCTGCGGTATCGCGGTGGCTGCTTCCTGCTCGCGGCAGCATGTCTTGAGTGCTTGCCTAGAGGCATTGTCGTAGCGGCTGTGGCCGCGTGCTCGAGCAGCACTTGGACGGGTGGCTTGCGACTTGCATATTGGAAACTTGGAGCAAAGAACAAGTAAAAATGCCGGCTGCGCACAGCCATGAGAGGATGAATTTGTGGTCATGGGACTTTAGATTTTTTAACTTTCTCTAGTACCTTTGCGAACTCTAGATTGCAAGAGCAattgtgctgataacgtgttaagAACCCTTTGCTACCGAGTGTAGTCTAAAGACTTCTTAACTTATAAACATAGGAGACACAAAGATATATGGGACACTGTTATTCTCATTCATCTATTCTGCTCACTGGTTACAACAAATGGTAGTGTCCTCCTCTATATATAGTGCACAGTTAGGGTTTCGGCTAGATAGGCCACATGGGCCTTCGGGGCCAAACTGGTTTCTTAACAGTATTTACTACGCATCCATCCACAGTTCCACGCACGCCGACGCCGAGCACATGACACCCAAAGCTACGACCACCGGAAAACGGCAAGCTGACTATAACTGTATCGAGGAGGTAGCAGCTCGTGCAGACCAGAGGCCGACAGCAAACCCGTGAAGCCGAGAGTGAAGAAGGGGACAAGTCAGATTTGTCATTTGTCGCACCCCCCGTGACTCCAGGCCAATCTGATCTGCCTCAACGAGATATCTACGCTACGCTGCTATCTAGAGACAGCCGTGACGAGTTCCGGTCGAGCGAGGAGCAACCAACAACATGGCACTCTCGTTTAGGCTGGTCGCCGGCGTTCTTCTGGTCCTGGCATTAGCTCTGCTCTCTTCGAGCGCGGAGGAGAGGAGCGCCGGGCGCGCTGCCACTGTCAGCGCGATGGGCTCAGATCACGATCAGACGTCGGAAGCTCCGGTGCCGCCGTTGAGGCCTCTTGGGTCGAGGAAACCGGTGGCGGCTCCGCCACCGCCGAGGCCGGCACATCCACGGGCGAGTATAAGGCCATTTCCTCCACCTCGTCCGTcacagccgcagccgcagccgccgccgccgccaccacgcTCGTAGGTGTAGGCTGTGTACGTCTAGGCAGCCGGCAAGCTCTAGTCCTCTAGGTCTACAGACGTGAGAAAATGGTTTGTTGGCGTTGGCATCCCTCCAATTTCCTGTGAACCTGTTGTAGTGTTCCTCAGTTGTGAGTTTTCAACGAACTTTTGAAAGTTCTATGTCTCTGTCGGTTATGGTTCAGGTATTTGGGAGCTTTCAGCCCCAAAAACCATCGGTTGCGTATTTTAATATTTCCTTCTTGGCTGCTCAACATTTCTATGCCTTTCTTTTATCAGATGACCTGGCATTTGTCGGTTGTTTCCAAGATGCTAGTGCTACAAGCTCATGAACTTGCTCACCCGAATCACCAGAGGACCAGAACGCGTTGTATTGAATTTCTGACTGTGCAGTGAAGTGGCTGGAACGCCTCAAAGACCTCATTTTTTTTTGTATCGAACTCCGGATCCGTTGACCTGACCTGCCGTGGCATCCATGTGTTCGTTCAGATCTCAAGGGACCTCCTACCTGAGATTCCACCGACAAAACCCTGGGTCACCTACCTGAGTTTTAGTATAAATTCAGGTAACCAGATCACTCGGAGCAATCGTTCGCAGCCATCAATCACCATGAGACTGGTCAAGCTCCTTGCTGTCTTCGCCATCCTGGCTGTTCTGTTCGCCGTGACATGGCCCGTTGCTGTGCTAGGGAGGCTGGGTAGGGCGCCCCCGACGCCGAAATCTGGCCCCGTCAAGCACCATCGTCCACCACGGCTAcagcgcccgccgccgccgccaccaccaccacggcCGCACCATCGGCATGATGGTCTTCGTCGGCCACTGCCATATCCGGCACCACCACCGTGTCAACACTGATTGCTGCTATCGGATTCGATGATGGCACTCAAAATTTCAGTATTCGACGAGCAATGTAGCTTCCGTGTACTGCATTCATAGTTTCAGCATTCTTGATGCATTTGGTGTTACAAGAAATTAGTTTTTTTTGTACTCCGGGGGAAATACTACCAATGAGATTCATACGAATAACCGCACTGGATTTTCCAAATTGTCTTGATCTCAAAAATAATTTGACGTAATAAGAGACTCATCGGGAAAGAGGGTTGCAAAAGGGGGGTTTAATTGAAGAGCACAAGAAGGATTCAGAGACGAAGAAACAGATGTTCTTGAGAGTTACTAGACTGGCCTCAACGAGGGGAGATCTCCCCACTCAGCCGATCTGAAGAGCACAAGGTTTGTTCTGCGAGCAACGCAACACCTCCATTGCCATTGGAATCGGACAAAGGGGCTGCCTGAATCGTTGATGTTCTCTCCTTCGAGACGAGATTGAACTGATGCAAAAGGGGGACCGGGACGCAGAAAAAAAAcgaaacaaaaaaagaaaacgagGATCCGGCAGCGAGTGGAATCGAGAGGAAAAATCACACGATCCCCATAGTGGCGACGCCGCGGTGCGGCTGAAGAGATGTTCACCTCGTACTCTCGCGCGGATTGCCTTTataggagggaggagaggggaaacCTAACCGGATGTTTCGCCGCAGGGGGGCATGGATCAGTGTAGCCCATTTTGAGCGTCAGGCCGCGCTGGGTTATCTTGTTCGGCCTAGTAAGGGGAGAATGTTTGGGGCAAAATTTGAGCCCATCTCCTAAAATTGCAGCGCAGAAGCGGCCAATAGCAATAATAAAAAAATAGTATAGGGCTGGTGTTTGAATTCCCTAGATATAAGGACATGTACAATCCCATTTAACATAAGGTATGTTGAGTGGTTTTTAGTGGGGTAAGTGAAAAAAATATAATAGACGAGTTCTTCGCGAATAGTTTGTCTCTTCACATCTTTCTTTTAGCTATATTTATGATCTAGGGTAAAGGGTTGTACCATACAATCTCTTAGCCGTCTTTTAGACCTAGGAAACCGAACTGGTGTCTCAGGATTGTACACACCCTAACCTCCCGACTTGTATTATGCGTCTAGCAGATTGCCTATATGGTTACCAAAAACATTGTTTGTACTATAAGTTGCACTGTTTGCAAAGTAGAGTTTGAATATAGGAATGAGAGTGAGTAAGTTGCTGGAGATAGTCTAAGATTAGCACTACAAGTCTACAATAAAGATATGGACAAGACTTCCCCATAGTCCAATATGCTGATAACACGATCCTGGTCATGAAAGCATGTCCAAAGCAGCTCTTCTTCCACAAAGCTATTTTAAACTCCTTCACAACATCAATAGGACTGAAAGTCAACTATCACAAGTCGAACATTTATCCCCCTCAATGTTTCTGACCAAAAATGGAGATTCTATCAAAAAAATTTCAACCCGATTATGATTAAAAATATGACATCGTTGACTTTTGTTTGAAAACTTTGAcaactcgtcttattcaaaaaatgTGACTCGAACATTTATTTTGTTATGGTTTGTTTTAACACTTAAGATTGTTTGAGCTTGACTTGAAATTTTAcattttgaataaatattttgaataaaatAAGTGGTCAAAGTTTTCAAAAACAGTTAACCACGTCATATATTtaggaacggagggagtatttttTTTAACAAGTAGCTATCAGGTACATAAGTACGTACCTGATAATTTTTGCTAGTGAAAGCTCCAAAATATGATTATTGTTAGTACAAACCACGATGTATGTAAATGAATTTTAATagtacacatagataactagagatatTTTATATTCATTGGTAACCACAATGCATAGTCAATCATACAtgccaaatacaatttgattcatacaatttttcatgaactaccatttttcgcatatatggctttaagttcttatcaattttcttttccacacgcttgattctctctggaccgttaaagacggacatctcttcatacttattgtaattctcatctccgtctcccacattctcaactccaacaattttttgctttcaagAAATAATTACATGCATCTTGTCatttgctggatcgagtacatagaacacttgtgcaacacattcgacgAGAACCCAactgtcatctttatatcctactttccttaaatctaccagtgtgagtccgtagttgtcCACTGTCACCCCTTGGatgttgttgaaagggaaatgtgcccttgggccatttctaagtattttggtgattgagtgccaactcaagtgcttaaatgtgaatttatgcaatggatgaacaaagtgcaaatctagagcaaaggtatgtttctaagtcttagtacattggttttgtgtactaatatatttgtctaagtgttagaaacagaaagaagaagagaagagaagacttggctgtgtgcagccaaggggctgtttcggtctggggcaccggactgtccggtggtgcaccggacagtgtccggtggtgcaccggacagtgtccggtgcgccaggccgcctcggccgaagaggccgctctcgggtttttctccggcgacttcgactaaaattcaccggactgtccggtgtgcaccggactgtccggtgagccaacggtcggccaggccaacggtcggccgcgcgatcggcgcgcgacacgtggccgagccaacggtcggaaagatacaccggactgtccggtgtgcaccggacatgtccggtgcgccaacggtgcgcagatctgactcagacagcaacggtcggatgcgctgtgtatggaaacaaatcgggcaccggacagtgtccggtgtgcaccggactgtccggtgcgccacgagacagaaggcaaagatggccttccagatttgttcccaacggctcctagctgccttggggctataaaagggaccccttggcgcatggaggagaacaccaagcattcctacaacctttctaagcaccaagacattgatctagcgcattcgattcattgtgatagcatatagagctcttgtggagttgtgtactctttgagttgtgttgtgagctcttattgctgcttgtgtgcgtgttgctctgatcttttgaagtcttgtgtgcgttgctcattccctcccttgctccgtgattctctgtgaacatcttttgtaagggcgagaggctccaagttgtggagattcctcgcaaacgggattgagaaaagaaaagcaagaacaccgtggtattcaagttgatcattggatcacttgagaggagttgagtgcaactctcgtccgttgggacgccacaacgtggagtaggcaagttttgtacttggccgaaccacgggataaccaccgtgtcatctctgtgattgatttcttgtggttattgtgttttggctcctctctagccacttggccataattgtgctaacacctaataagtttttgtggcttaagttttgaagttttacaggatcacctattcaccccccccccctctaggtgctctcaattggtatcagagccgttctcttcaagaaagggactaaccgcccaaagagatggatcctaaggggaagggaatcgtgatcaacgacaaggagaaggagtccttcgtcaacgagccaagggatgacaagtccaatgactcgggctcaggccacaagcgaaaagatgggaagaagaagaagacaagacgcatcaaggagatcgtctactatgacagcgatgagtcctcttcttcccaaaaggacgacgaccacgacaaacaaaagacggttaactcaaacttttcttttgattattcgcgcattccatatagctcaaatgctcatttgctccccattccacttggcaagcctcctcactttgatggagaggattacggattttggagtcacaaaatgcgtactcacctattttctctccatccaagcatttgggagattgtggaaagtggaatgaaatttgatagctcggatagcccttcattcattaatgagcaaatccataagaatgcacaagctaccactgttcttctagcttcattgtgcagggatgaatataacaaagtgagcggcttggataacgccaagcagatatgggacaccctcaagatctctcatgaagggaatgacgttaccttgctcaccaaaacggagttggtggaaggcgagcttggacggttcg is a genomic window of Zea mays cultivar B73 chromosome 5, Zm-B73-REFERENCE-NAM-5.0, whole genome shotgun sequence containing:
- the LOC100501248 gene encoding uncharacterized protein LOC100501248 precursor; its protein translation is MALSFRLVAGVLLVLALALLSSSAEERSAGRAATVSAMGSDHDQTSEAPVPPLRPLGSRKPVAAPPPPRPAHPRASIRPFPPPRPSQPQPQPPPPPPRS